One Carboxydothermus pertinax genomic window carries:
- a CDS encoding SIR2 family protein has protein sequence MIPKIPELPDKIKEAVNNRTLAVFIGAGVSRLIGCMGWDQLARNLVERCYSTKKKNGSGLINFKERETLFKDKDPKKTITICYYLLKENDFEDIFYEELKESFKAKEYLLKSQNIYKELYRLRGLFITTNIDNHFHRYFEPTRIVYKEDDFTPSNIDINKLYYIHGCLWKDKNSIVFTVPQYIKRYNNTIFKKFLKTIFDKYTVLFVGYGLAEFELLDFLITKFDPKKEKELKHFILLPFYRGEENILEFERYYYNSMGIEVLPYEKDEKGYGQLYDVIKEWNREINQVSTYLYDTYKEIEDAANNYTEDKEEEILQIIRNDESLRNHFFKKLALSPNPFPWIKQLKERGYFGPKNNPPPQEAYWNVLEYLENVAAKNEETPLEEITNALLEIINSIISYRDEIGKRIENYRTDKTLVKIIFSLPIEKITKDHIEFVRTALSSKWNTTLVAAEISKTILPKLLDKKEDHLILQLLDVILDYRKIKKKPLFDEKETYEYTSLMDEYWLKEALIKHKQIIAKLCGIEAAKIAIYKIKSIIKDDKSQFNNIWIPTIEDHPQTSFPERYDCQLVYFVRDMFELSEPQKIKKEIESLLKEEHLIFNRIAIHIINFHYKDLNKLFWSWKDNPLEESFLKHELYELLKNNGSTFSKEQINKVLQWIETKQYYISKEIKDNKDQVEKILAYRKKEWLSALLDTGDENVLSTYEKYDQINPSKLDHPGFIYWKETETTWGYESSVAKEELLDKSNEEIADHLINFKGTGCMDIEELSDMFRNWVAENPEKFTNNIKPFLNVPCIYLHALLWGFNEAWRSKKKINWQVVFDFILKLLTLDDFWNEEYKDLNYRNWIISQIAELIKEGTKDDNHAFDPELLPEAQKILLILVEKTKSDLPNINDLVISVLNSPKGKIFSAMINYSLRYARLYNRDREEKWVDSIKEDFTKRLNRELEPSLEFSVILGEYLPNIYWLDGNWVIDNINKIFPKDNETHWEAALTGYLSYSSKVYKDLYFLLRKNEHYTKALKTEFTDSNITERLVQHICIAYLEDWENIEDKESLISQLIENKNINQLLAIESFFWMLRDKLIDKIKTKVKPLWKNLYELVRQNEEKPDFQELISNLSEWLSLIDEIDDEIYEWLRLSAKYVDREFNTPTFVEYLLKHAPKTPTKVGKIFLEMLNANIYPDYKNEYIREIVRVLYNKNEREIADRICNLYLEKGFDFLKDIYETQRDNKA, from the coding sequence GTGATACCCAAAATACCAGAATTGCCAGATAAAATAAAAGAAGCGGTAAACAATAGAACTCTTGCTGTCTTCATTGGAGCAGGAGTATCACGGTTAATTGGGTGCATGGGTTGGGATCAACTTGCTCGAAATCTTGTCGAGAGATGTTACTCAACTAAAAAGAAAAATGGTTCTGGGCTTATAAACTTTAAGGAAAGAGAAACACTTTTTAAAGACAAAGATCCCAAGAAAACTATTACCATATGTTATTATTTATTAAAAGAAAATGACTTTGAAGATATATTTTATGAAGAACTTAAAGAATCTTTTAAAGCAAAAGAATATCTCCTTAAATCTCAAAATATTTATAAAGAATTATATCGCTTACGCGGACTTTTTATTACAACTAATATAGATAACCATTTTCATAGATACTTTGAGCCGACACGGATAGTTTATAAAGAAGACGATTTTACCCCTTCAAACATAGATATAAACAAACTCTATTATATTCATGGATGTTTATGGAAAGACAAAAACTCTATTGTTTTTACAGTACCTCAGTATATTAAACGCTATAATAATACGATTTTTAAAAAGTTTTTGAAAACAATATTTGATAAGTATACTGTGCTATTCGTTGGTTATGGATTGGCGGAATTTGAATTACTTGATTTTTTAATAACAAAATTTGACCCTAAAAAAGAAAAAGAGTTAAAACATTTTATTCTTCTTCCCTTTTATAGAGGTGAAGAGAACATCCTTGAATTTGAACGGTATTATTATAATTCAATGGGTATCGAAGTTCTTCCATATGAGAAGGATGAGAAAGGATACGGTCAGCTTTACGATGTAATCAAAGAATGGAATAGAGAGATAAACCAAGTTTCAACCTATTTGTATGATACATATAAGGAAATTGAAGATGCTGCCAATAATTATACTGAAGATAAAGAAGAAGAAATTTTACAGATCATTAGAAACGATGAATCACTGAGAAATCATTTTTTTAAAAAACTTGCATTATCCCCTAATCCTTTTCCCTGGATAAAACAATTGAAAGAAAGAGGATATTTTGGTCCCAAAAACAATCCTCCACCACAAGAGGCATATTGGAATGTTCTTGAATATTTGGAGAACGTCGCAGCAAAAAATGAAGAAACTCCATTAGAGGAAATAACAAATGCTTTACTTGAAATTATTAATTCAATCATAAGTTATCGTGACGAAATTGGGAAACGAATTGAGAATTATAGAACAGATAAGACTTTGGTAAAAATAATCTTTTCACTTCCAATTGAAAAAATAACAAAAGATCATATTGAATTCGTAAGAACAGCATTAAGCTCAAAATGGAACACAACATTAGTAGCAGCAGAAATTAGTAAAACTATTTTGCCAAAATTGCTTGATAAAAAAGAAGATCACCTTATTCTACAGTTGTTAGATGTTATTTTGGATTACAGAAAAATAAAGAAAAAACCACTTTTTGATGAAAAAGAAACCTACGAATATACTTCCCTAATGGATGAATATTGGCTTAAAGAAGCACTAATCAAGCATAAACAAATAATTGCCAAATTGTGCGGTATTGAAGCAGCAAAAATTGCAATATATAAAATAAAATCCATCATAAAAGATGATAAATCTCAATTTAATAATATCTGGATACCTACAATTGAAGACCATCCACAGACATCCTTCCCTGAACGATACGATTGTCAATTAGTTTATTTTGTCAGAGATATGTTCGAGCTTTCTGAACCTCAAAAAATAAAAAAAGAGATAGAAAGTTTGCTGAAAGAAGAACATCTTATCTTTAACAGGATAGCCATTCATATAATCAATTTTCATTACAAAGATTTAAATAAGTTATTCTGGAGTTGGAAAGATAATCCTCTTGAAGAAAGTTTTCTTAAACATGAGTTATATGAATTGCTTAAAAATAACGGTTCCACTTTTTCCAAGGAACAAATTAATAAGGTTTTACAATGGATAGAAACTAAACAGTATTACATTTCAAAGGAAATCAAAGATAATAAAGATCAAGTTGAAAAGATATTAGCTTATCGGAAAAAAGAATGGCTTTCTGCTCTTTTAGATACAGGAGACGAAAATGTGTTATCAACATATGAAAAATATGACCAAATAAATCCATCGAAACTTGATCATCCTGGTTTTATTTACTGGAAAGAAACCGAAACCACGTGGGGATATGAAAGTTCAGTAGCAAAAGAAGAACTTCTTGATAAATCGAATGAAGAAATAGCAGACCACCTTATAAACTTTAAGGGTACAGGATGTATGGATATAGAAGAACTTTCAGATATGTTCAGGAATTGGGTAGCAGAAAATCCTGAAAAGTTTACAAATAATATAAAGCCGTTCCTAAACGTTCCGTGTATATACCTGCACGCATTGTTATGGGGGTTTAATGAGGCTTGGCGATCAAAGAAAAAAATTAACTGGCAAGTAGTTTTTGATTTTATATTAAAATTACTTACATTAGATGATTTTTGGAATGAAGAATATAAGGACCTTAATTACAGAAACTGGATTATTTCTCAAATAGCAGAACTTATTAAAGAGGGTACAAAGGATGATAACCATGCTTTTGACCCCGAACTTTTACCCGAAGCGCAAAAAATTTTGTTAATCCTTGTTGAAAAAACTAAGTCTGACCTTCCTAATATAAATGATCTTGTCATCTCGGTACTGAATTCACCAAAAGGAAAGATATTTTCAGCGATGATAAATTATTCTCTAAGATATGCTCGTCTGTATAATCGAGATAGGGAAGAAAAATGGGTAGATAGTATTAAAGAAGATTTTACGAAGCGACTTAATCGTGAACTAGAGCCTTCACTTGAATTTTCAGTGATATTAGGTGAATATTTACCAAATATTTACTGGCTCGATGGAAACTGGGTAATTGACAATATAAACAAAATATTTCCAAAAGACAATGAAACTCATTGGGAAGCTGCCTTGACAGGGTATCTTAGTTATTCTTCAAAAGTTTATAAAGACCTTTACTTTTTACTTAGAAAAAATGAGCATTATACAAAAGCTTTAAAAACTGAATTCACTGATTCTAACATTACAGAACGACTCGTTCAACATATATGTATCGCATATTTAGAAGATTGGGAAAATATAGAAGATAAAGAAAGCCTTATCTCTCAATTGATTGAAAATAAGAATATAAACCAACTTTTGGCGATAGAAAGTTTCTTCTGGATGTTGAGAGATAAGCTTATCGACAAAATTAAAACCAAAGTAAAACCTCTCTGGAAAAATTTATATGAATTAGTAAGACAAAATGAAGAAAAACCTGATTTTCAAGAACTAATTTCAAACCTCTCAGAATGGTTATCACTAATTGATGAAATAGATGATGAAATATATGAATGGTTAAGACTTTCAGCAAAATATGTTGATAGAGAATTTAATACCCCTACTTTTGTTGAATATCTATTGAAACATGCTCCAAAAACACCAACAAAAGTTGGTAAAATTTTTCTTGAAATGCTTAATGCAAATATCTATCCTGACTACAAAAATGAATATATCCGGGAGATAGTTCGCGTACTATATAATAAAAATGAGAGGGAAATTGCTGATAGAATATGTAACTTATACCTTGAAAAAGGTTTTGACTTTCTTAAAGATATATATGAAACACAAAGGGATAACAAAGCATAG
- the istA gene encoding IS21 family transposase: MLAMADINSIKYLREKKGFSVSKIANIHKINWRTAKKYSDRDDWNIEIKKKKRSSLKDEYYEIISIWLKEDLKLPRKQRHTAQRIYERLVEEHNFPGSDRTVRLWVAEIKKELYKPQNEVYVKLSAQPGTAQADFGKVQVIEKGVIKQYSSLVLSFPYSNAAFTQLMPAENSECLQEALKNIFEFLGGTPGKITFDNLAAAVAKIKANGERELTESFQRFCLHYGFEPIFCNVQAANEKGNVENKVGYIRRNFFVPLPEINDFEAFNRELLQKSLKYLDKIHYEKQQKVRELFAEDQQQLKILPSKPFYPYTTATVTVDKYGRIKHNQIYYFGIPAKPGESLFVVAKWNTLTIYNSQMEVIVELPRAYNQKEVEIDWKAFFDLIKKKPRAFLYSNFYEFLPPNVKKYLTIEDNEQRKKRLWQMAEFLEEYPLNIIEQALSNFDEYTNIDSARIKLLAYKIATNSRTNPLPLEINNQNYSGFSPNLALYERLLRG; this comes from the coding sequence ATGCTAGCAATGGCTGATATTAATTCTATCAAATATTTGAGAGAAAAGAAAGGGTTCAGTGTTTCCAAAATTGCCAACATCCATAAAATCAACTGGAGGACTGCCAAAAAGTACAGTGATCGGGATGACTGGAATATAGAAATTAAGAAAAAGAAAAGATCCAGTCTTAAAGATGAATATTATGAAATTATCTCTATTTGGCTAAAAGAAGATTTAAAGCTTCCCAGAAAACAGCGGCATACTGCTCAAAGAATTTATGAGCGCCTTGTGGAAGAACATAATTTTCCTGGCAGTGACCGTACTGTTCGTCTCTGGGTGGCTGAAATTAAGAAAGAACTATATAAACCCCAAAACGAGGTTTATGTTAAGCTTAGTGCCCAACCTGGTACTGCTCAGGCAGATTTTGGTAAAGTACAGGTAATAGAAAAGGGCGTAATTAAACAATACAGCTCTTTAGTCTTAAGTTTTCCCTACAGCAATGCTGCTTTTACTCAGCTTATGCCCGCAGAAAACAGCGAGTGTTTGCAAGAAGCTTTAAAGAACATTTTTGAATTTCTTGGTGGAACACCAGGAAAGATAACCTTTGATAATCTTGCCGCTGCAGTAGCTAAGATAAAAGCCAACGGCGAAAGAGAATTAACCGAATCGTTTCAACGGTTTTGTCTCCATTACGGCTTTGAACCCATCTTTTGCAATGTTCAAGCAGCCAATGAAAAAGGTAATGTGGAAAATAAAGTGGGTTATATCAGGCGAAACTTTTTTGTTCCCCTGCCTGAAATCAACGACTTTGAGGCTTTTAACCGGGAACTTTTGCAAAAATCCTTGAAATACCTGGATAAAATCCATTATGAAAAACAGCAAAAAGTCCGGGAATTATTTGCCGAAGACCAGCAGCAGCTAAAAATTTTACCGTCCAAGCCTTTTTATCCTTACACTACAGCTACGGTTACAGTGGACAAATACGGCCGGATAAAACATAACCAAATTTATTACTTTGGCATCCCGGCAAAGCCAGGAGAAAGCTTATTTGTAGTGGCAAAATGGAATACCCTGACTATTTACAATAGCCAGATGGAGGTTATAGTAGAGCTTCCCCGGGCTTACAATCAAAAAGAAGTAGAAATTGATTGGAAAGCCTTTTTTGACCTAATAAAGAAAAAACCACGAGCTTTTCTCTATTCTAACTTTTATGAATTTTTACCGCCTAATGTCAAAAAATATTTAACAATTGAAGACAACGAACAAAGAAAAAAGCGACTCTGGCAAATGGCCGAGTTTTTAGAAGAATATCCTTTAAATATAATTGAACAAGCCCTTAGCAATTTTGACGAATATACCAACATTGATTCAGCCCGGATAAAGCTGTTAGCCTACAAAATTGCCACTAATAGCAGAACTAATCCTTTACCCCTGGAAATTAACAATCAAAACTACAGTGGCTTTAGCCCGAACTTAGCCTTGTACGAACGCTTATTAAGGGGGTAA
- a CDS encoding thioredoxin domain-containing protein, with protein MTTEAKRQPNRLIHEKSPYLLQHAYNPVDWYPWGEDAFKKAKMEDKPVFLSIGYSTCHWCHVMERESFENEEVADLLNKHFVAIKVDREERPDVDQIYMTACQAMTGQGGWPLTIIMTPEKKPFFAGTYFPKRSKWGRPGLIEILTEIAKLWETDREQLLTISKRLYEFMQTMPQSKKGDLTEEVLEKAYREFLGKFDSEYGGFGPAPKFPTPHNLIFLFRYWKRTGEEKALVMAEKTLEAMARGGIYDHVGYGFHRYSTDREWLVPHFEKMLYDNALLAYTYLEAYQATKKEKYARVAREVFTYVKRKMTSPEGGFYSAEDADSEGVEGKYYAWTPDEVKKALGPEEGELFCRVYDITPEGNFEGKNIPNLIHTDLESMAVKFGKSSEELTDSLDRMRQKLYQGREKRVLPHKDDKILTSWNGLMIAALAKGVRVLQDQELLNMAQKAAEFIFSKLRRDDGRLLARYREGEGAVLAYLDDYAFLIWGLIELYEASFEVRYLKLAVELTREMLKLFWDEKHGGLFFTGADGEELITRPKEIYDGALPSGNSVAALNLLRLSRMLGEEDFLQKAEEILSTFAGKVSEIPSAHSFYLLAYLFYLGPVKEIVVAGEPDGEDTRAMIEKINLAYLPNSVVLFHPIGDAGQEIREIIPHIADKKSLIGERATVYVCENFSCKAPVVEVEMLEEYLM; from the coding sequence ATGACCACAGAAGCAAAAAGACAACCCAACCGCTTAATTCACGAAAAGTCACCCTATCTTTTGCAGCATGCGTACAATCCGGTGGACTGGTATCCCTGGGGCGAGGATGCTTTTAAAAAAGCAAAGATGGAAGACAAACCGGTATTTCTTTCGATTGGCTACTCTACCTGCCACTGGTGCCATGTGATGGAGCGGGAGTCGTTTGAGAATGAAGAGGTGGCAGATTTATTAAATAAGCACTTTGTGGCCATTAAGGTAGACCGGGAAGAGCGGCCGGATGTGGACCAAATTTATATGACCGCCTGTCAGGCGATGACGGGACAGGGAGGCTGGCCTCTTACCATAATAATGACTCCGGAGAAAAAACCGTTTTTTGCCGGGACTTATTTCCCCAAAAGGTCTAAGTGGGGCCGTCCGGGACTTATCGAGATCTTAACGGAAATAGCGAAACTCTGGGAGACTGACCGGGAGCAACTTCTTACAATAAGTAAGCGACTTTATGAATTTATGCAGACGATGCCGCAAAGTAAAAAAGGAGATTTAACCGAAGAAGTATTAGAAAAAGCCTACCGGGAGTTTTTGGGAAAGTTTGATAGCGAATACGGCGGTTTTGGGCCAGCGCCCAAGTTTCCCACTCCGCATAACTTAATTTTTCTTTTCCGGTACTGGAAGAGGACCGGTGAAGAAAAAGCTCTTGTTATGGCGGAAAAAACTTTAGAGGCGATGGCCCGGGGCGGGATTTATGACCATGTAGGATACGGGTTTCACCGTTACTCCACTGACCGGGAGTGGCTGGTGCCGCATTTTGAAAAAATGCTGTACGACAATGCCCTTTTAGCGTATACCTACCTGGAAGCTTATCAAGCGACAAAAAAAGAAAAATATGCCAGGGTTGCCCGAGAGGTTTTTACCTATGTCAAAAGAAAAATGACATCACCCGAAGGCGGGTTTTATTCCGCGGAAGATGCCGATTCGGAAGGGGTTGAGGGTAAATATTACGCCTGGACGCCGGATGAGGTGAAAAAAGCTCTTGGTCCGGAGGAGGGGGAGTTATTCTGCCGGGTGTATGATATAACCCCGGAAGGCAATTTTGAAGGTAAGAATATCCCCAATTTAATCCATACTGATTTGGAGTCAATGGCAGTAAAGTTTGGAAAAAGTTCGGAGGAATTAACCGATAGTTTAGATAGAATGCGGCAAAAACTTTATCAGGGGCGGGAGAAAAGGGTTTTGCCGCATAAGGATGATAAGATTTTAACTTCCTGGAATGGGCTAATGATTGCAGCGCTGGCCAAAGGGGTAAGGGTACTGCAGGACCAGGAACTCTTAAATATGGCTCAAAAGGCAGCAGAGTTTATTTTTTCAAAGCTTAGAAGGGACGATGGTCGGCTTTTAGCCCGCTACCGGGAGGGGGAGGGTGCAGTTTTAGCGTATCTGGATGATTACGCTTTTCTTATCTGGGGATTAATTGAGCTTTACGAGGCTTCTTTTGAAGTACGGTATTTAAAATTGGCGGTAGAGCTTACAAGGGAGATGCTAAAACTTTTCTGGGATGAAAAACACGGGGGGTTATTTTTTACCGGGGCCGATGGCGAAGAGTTAATCACCCGGCCCAAGGAAATCTACGATGGAGCTTTGCCTTCGGGAAATTCGGTGGCGGCATTAAACCTTTTGCGTCTTAGTCGAATGCTGGGTGAGGAAGATTTTCTTCAAAAAGCCGAGGAAATATTATCGACTTTTGCCGGCAAAGTTTCGGAGATACCTTCTGCTCACTCCTTTTACCTGCTGGCGTATTTATTTTATCTTGGACCTGTAAAAGAGATAGTGGTAGCTGGAGAACCGGATGGAGAAGACACCCGGGCGATGATCGAAAAAATAAATTTGGCGTATTTGCCAAACTCGGTAGTGCTTTTCCACCCGATAGGCGATGCGGGGCAAGAGATCCGGGAAATAATACCGCATATTGCGGATAAAAAGTCTCTTATTGGAGAAAGGGCTACGGTTTACGTGTGTGAAAACTTTAGCTGTAAAGCTCCTGTGGTTGAAGTGGAGATGTTAGAGGAATATTTAATGTAA
- a CDS encoding transposase — TKVRAILEAPDSDTARMLLNQVLDEYRVKAAKAMDILESGFEDAVAVLELPERYRKRLRTTNSLERLNEEIRRRERVIRIFPNRESAIRLIGALLMEQDEKWASSKKYLDIAEYFEWQKEASKNSGEKVIPIR; from the coding sequence ACCAAAGTAAGAGCTATATTAGAAGCTCCAGATTCAGATACCGCAAGAATGTTACTAAATCAGGTACTAGATGAGTATAGAGTTAAGGCGGCTAAGGCTATGGATATTTTAGAATCTGGTTTTGAAGATGCTGTAGCAGTTTTAGAGCTACCTGAAAGATATCGCAAAAGACTTCGTACCACCAATAGTTTAGAACGGTTAAACGAAGAAATCCGCCGGCGCGAAAGGGTTATTAGGATCTTTCCTAATCGGGAATCGGCTATCCGCTTGATTGGTGCTTTACTAATGGAACAAGATGAAAAATGGGCCTCGAGTAAAAAATACTTGGACATAGCCGAATATTTTGAATGGCAGAAGGAAGCCTCAAAAAATTCAGGAGAAAAAGTTATTCCAATAAGATAG
- the ltrA gene encoding group II intron reverse transcriptase/maturase — protein MSYKPQAVRRAYIPKPGSSQKRPLGIPTYEDKIVQLAVSKIITAIYEQDFLGSSYGFRPGRGCHDALRKLNDIIMSKKINWIVDADIKGFFDHVDHKCMMKCLEVRIRDSRLLRLIARMLKAGVIEEGKFRASDEGTPQGEIISPVLANIYLHYVLDLWFEKVVKRQCKGSALMIRYADDFVFCFQYESEARKFYSMLIKRLEKFNLSIAKEKSKIIEFGMYAHKNRQKQGKGKLETFDFLGFTHYCGQSRNGKFRVKRKTSRKKFKAALLRMKEWIKTNRTKPVIKLLEEIRVKLIGHYRYYGITDNGKMLSKFWYETGKLIFKWLNRRSQRNSYTWEKFLSLLEKRPLPKPKIYVSIFDNRQGLCTNV, from the coding sequence ATGTCATATAAACCACAGGCAGTAAGACGTGCCTATATCCCCAAACCTGGGAGTTCCCAGAAAAGGCCTTTAGGTATACCTACCTATGAGGACAAAATTGTTCAACTAGCCGTAAGCAAAATAATAACGGCTATCTATGAACAGGATTTTTTGGGTAGCTCATATGGATTTCGTCCAGGGCGAGGATGTCACGATGCACTCAGAAAACTCAACGATATAATAATGAGCAAGAAGATAAACTGGATAGTTGATGCTGACATTAAAGGATTTTTCGACCATGTTGACCACAAATGTATGATGAAATGTCTTGAAGTCAGGATAAGAGACAGCAGGTTATTGAGGCTAATAGCCAGAATGCTAAAAGCCGGTGTAATAGAGGAAGGAAAATTCAGAGCTTCTGATGAAGGCACACCGCAAGGAGAAATAATATCTCCTGTTCTGGCCAATATTTATCTGCATTATGTACTTGACCTATGGTTTGAGAAAGTAGTCAAGAGGCAGTGCAAAGGCAGCGCTTTAATGATTAGATATGCTGATGATTTTGTCTTCTGTTTTCAATATGAATCTGAAGCCAGAAAATTCTACAGCATGCTAATCAAAAGACTGGAGAAATTTAATCTGAGCATTGCAAAAGAGAAGAGTAAAATAATTGAATTTGGCATGTATGCCCACAAAAATAGGCAGAAACAAGGGAAAGGTAAACTAGAAACGTTTGACTTTCTCGGGTTCACTCATTACTGCGGGCAAAGTCGCAATGGCAAATTCAGGGTAAAACGTAAGACCAGTAGAAAGAAATTTAAAGCGGCATTGTTAAGAATGAAAGAATGGATAAAGACCAATCGTACAAAACCAGTTATCAAGCTGCTAGAGGAAATAAGAGTAAAACTCATAGGTCATTATAGGTATTATGGAATTACAGATAACGGAAAAATGCTGTCGAAGTTCTGGTACGAGACAGGGAAACTGATATTTAAATGGTTAAATCGAAGGAGTCAGCGCAATAGTTACACCTGGGAAAAATTCCTTTCACTGCTCGAGAAGAGACCACTGCCGAAACCCAAAATCTATGTAAGCATATTTGATAACCGGCAGGGGCTATGCACAAATGTGTAA
- a CDS encoding type II toxin-antitoxin system Phd/YefM family antitoxin, translating to MIISATEFKSKIGKYLKLAEKEEIIITKNGKRIAKLTSAAEDKTALVKSLIGILPHTISEKEAREERLAKHERLD from the coding sequence ATGATAATATCTGCCACCGAATTTAAATCCAAAATTGGTAAATACCTTAAGCTTGCCGAAAAGGAAGAAATCATTATTACCAAAAACGGCAAACGTATTGCTAAACTAACAAGTGCTGCAGAAGACAAAACTGCTCTTGTTAAATCTTTAATAGGTATTTTGCCTCATACCATATCCGAAAAGGAAGCAAGAGAGGAGCGCCTTGCAAAACATGAACGTCTTGATTGA
- a CDS encoding PIN domain-containing protein yields the protein MNVLIDTNVILDVLGKREPFFQHSTSILMLAAKNKISASITANSLTDLHYLLKKYLKNNEQIKNALKSLIEILDIVDITKNDCLKAFDLPMDDYEDALLAFCAKRVKADYIITRNIKDFLNSPVNPITPEDFISRFFAEENI from the coding sequence ATGAACGTCTTGATTGACACTAACGTTATTTTGGATGTACTTGGCAAGCGTGAACCTTTTTTTCAGCACTCAACGTCAATTTTAATGTTGGCCGCTAAAAATAAAATATCAGCTTCTATAACTGCTAATAGCTTAACCGATCTACATTATTTATTAAAAAAATACCTTAAAAACAATGAACAAATAAAAAATGCTCTTAAAAGCTTAATAGAAATTTTAGATATTGTTGACATTACAAAAAACGATTGTCTAAAAGCCTTTGATTTACCCATGGACGATTATGAAGATGCTCTTCTTGCGTTTTGTGCAAAACGGGTTAAAGCTGATTATATCATTACCAGAAACATAAAAGATTTTCTAAATTCACCCGTAAATCCAATTACCCCGGAAGATTTTATCTCACGCTTTTTTGCCGAAGAAAATATTTGA
- the istB gene encoding IS21-like element helper ATPase IstB, producing the protein MDKQTVNQLCKQLKLGYIANNYHKVQFTTPKQYLAELLQIELTGRKQSKIKRLIKKAGFPNIKTLENYSFSNINFPQTISSEELTGLSFIEKQQNIIMLGEVGTGKTHLAIALGIKACSLEYKVKFYRVVDLVNLLTENLKKMNLRAFLREVRQNDLLILDELGFTPIHKDGAELLFNVISDYYEKNSIIITSNLKFSNWNTVFLDNRLAAAAIDCLIHHAHILVFKGESYRFKNALSNC; encoded by the coding sequence ATGGATAAACAAACAGTAAACCAGCTTTGCAAGCAATTAAAACTCGGGTATATCGCCAATAACTATCATAAAGTCCAGTTTACCACGCCGAAACAGTACTTAGCCGAGCTTTTGCAAATAGAACTTACCGGCAGAAAACAAAGTAAAATAAAACGACTTATCAAAAAAGCCGGTTTTCCCAATATAAAAACCCTGGAAAATTACAGCTTTAGCAATATAAATTTTCCCCAAACCATAAGCTCAGAAGAACTAACCGGGCTTTCCTTTATTGAAAAGCAGCAAAACATAATTATGCTTGGGGAAGTGGGTACAGGCAAAACCCATTTAGCTATAGCTTTAGGAATTAAGGCCTGTAGCCTTGAATATAAGGTCAAATTTTACCGGGTAGTAGACCTGGTAAACCTTTTAACCGAAAACTTAAAGAAAATGAATTTACGGGCCTTTTTACGGGAGGTGAGGCAAAACGATTTATTAATCCTTGACGAGTTAGGCTTTACCCCAATTCATAAAGATGGAGCCGAACTACTATTCAATGTAATATCAGACTATTATGAGAAAAACAGCATCATAATTACATCAAACCTGAAATTTAGCAACTGGAACACTGTTTTTCTTGATAACCGACTGGCAGCAGCCGCGATAGACTGCCTTATTCATCATGCTCATATCCTGGTGTTTAAAGGTGAGAGTTATAGATTTAAAAACGCCCTCTCAAACTGTTAA